CGACAACAGCAATCATTCACACAACCATTCCATACCTTTAATCATCATATATATTCCCTCTGTCCTAATCATCCCAACATATTATACATTCTATAATCATAaaggaaaaaccaattttctctctctctctctctctaatcATGCCACATACCAAaatcttctttttaattttaaaacactaaagtTCTTCAATTTGCTTCCACTTCCCGCCTCCAAACATTCATCCCATGATCATCATGAGCAAGCATCGCcatctcttcttcctcctctttttatttttcttaccaTTTTTCACCTTCAGTCTCCACCACAACGATACTCATGCACTCACCCTCTTCCGCCGCCAAACCGACCTTCACGGCTACCTTCTTTCCAACTGGACCGGCGGAGATGCCTGCGCCGCTGCGTGGCGCGGCGTCCTCTGCTCCCCGAACGGCCGCGTTACCGCCCTCTCCCTACCTTCCCTCAACCTCCGTGGCCCCCTCCACCCTCTCACTCCCCTCACCCACCTACGCCTCCTTGACCTCCACGACAATCGCTTGAACGGCACCGTTTCGCCGCTCCTCTCCAACTGCACCAACATCCAACTGCTCTACCTCGCCGGCAACGACTTCTCCGGCGAGATCCAGCCGGAGATATCCTCCCTCAAATCCCTTCTCCGCCTCGACCTCTCCGACAACAACATTCACGGCAAGGTTGACTTCCTCTCCAACTTAACTCAACTCATAACATTGAGACTCCAGAACAACCTTCTCTCCGGTGAAATCCCTGACCTATCTGCCTCCATGCAAAACCTCAAAGAAGTCAACCTGACAAACAACGCCTTCTACGGTCGTTTACCAAACCCCATGCTGAAGAAATTCGGTGTCACGGCCTTCTCAGGTAACGAGGGTTTATGTGGTGCAACACCGTTACCTGTGTGTTCCTTCACCACAAACCCTCCTAATGATAATGAGAATAACAATGAAAATGAACCGTCCCAGACAGTTCCTTCAAACCCTAGTTCCTTCCCAGAAACCAGCATAATAGCTCGACCGGGGAAGGAGCGTCATAAGGGTTTAAGTCCCGGTGCCATTGTAGCAATTGTTGTGGGGAATTGTGTGGCGTTGCTTGTGATGACATCATTTCTCGTGGCACATTGTTGCGCGAGGGGAAGAGGGTCTAGTTTGGTGGGGAGTGGGGAGAGTTATGGGAAGAGGAAGAGTGGGAGCAGTTACAATGGGAGTGAGAAGAAGGTGTATGGGAGTGGGGGTGGTGAGAGTGATGGGACTACAGGGACTGATAGGAGTAGGCTTGTGTTTTTTGATCGGAGGAGTGAGTTTGAGTTGGAGGATTTGCTGCGAGCCTCGGCAGAGATGCTTGGGAAGGGTAGTTTAGGGACGGTTTATAGGGCGGTGCTTGATGATGGGTGCACCGTGGCGGTGAAGAGGCTGAAGGATGCCAACCCTTGCGCCAGGCATGAGTTTGAGCAGTATATGGATGTGATTGGGAAGCTTAAGCACCCTAATGTTGTGAGACTCAAAGCCTATTACTATGCCAAAGAGGAAAAGCTTCTTGTCTATGACTATCTCTCCAATGGAAGCTTGCATGCTCTTCTTCATGGTCAGTCACTCTTCTACCTAATCACTCTCTTCCTCTATCTTTATCCTATATCCATTTATTTAACACGGAAAGTGATCATATTAAATTTGACCAAAACAAACTTTTATATACCTCTGCATTCTACCCAAAAGAGACTCATACGAGTGAAAGAACTAGAACTAATTTAACtgaaaatcaaatttcacaatttaaggtgatttaaatttttgtctTCTGGTGGGTTTGTTGGATACCGATGACAGGGAACCGTGGTCCGGGGAGGATTCCATTGGATTGGACTACTAGAATAAGCCTGGTGTTGGGAGCAGCAAGAGGTCTTGCGAAGATCCACGCAGAGTACAGTGCAGCCAAAGTGCCTCACGGGAACGTGAAATCTTCGAACGTGCTTCTGGACAAGAACGGCGTCGCCTGCATCTCGGACTTCGGGCTATCACTCCTCTTGAACCCGGTTCACGCCATTGCACGACTGGGAGGGTACAGGGCACCCGAACAGGAACAGCACAAGAGGTTGTCTCAGCAAGCTGACGTGTACAGCTTCGGGGTGTTGCTGTTGGAAGTTCTCACAGGAAGAGCTCCTTCCTCGCAGTACCCTTCACCGGGTCGTCCCAGAATGGAGGAAGAGGAACAGGCCGTGGTGGACCTTCCCAAATGGGTTCGCTCCGTCGTGAAGGAAGAGTGGACCGCAGAGGTGTTTGACCAGGAGCTTTTGCGCTACAAGAACATCGAGGAAGAGCTTGTGTCCATGCTGCATGTGGGTTTGGCCTGTGTTGTGGCGCAGCCGGAGAAGAGGCCAACTATGGAAGAAGTTGTGAAAATGGTTGAGGAGATCAGGGTGGAGCAATCGCCACTTGGGGAGGACTATGATGAATCGCGCAATTCGCTTTCACCTTCCATTCCCACCACTGAAGATGGTCTACCTTAGGAGtatgttcaattttattgtatGGTATATACAAGATTAATTAATGTCATATTTACTTACTTTCACTGCAGTGATCAGCTCCTCTTTCTGGTTGCATTGTCTCAGTGCACATTACCTTTTGCTGTTGCTATAACTGTTCTTTGTAAAATTTTGTGAGTTCTGTGGAATTCCATTGTTGAACGTGACACAGATCTGAATTATCGATGCTCTTAATAACTGTTGTCTTGTTGAATTGTATAATGTTGTACATCTGGAGTTTGCAGCGGTGGACATTGGTACACAGTTCAATGGCATTGTCTTGAAAGCGACGTGAATCCGCAACTATTAATCTGGTAACACT
This genomic interval from Vigna radiata var. radiata cultivar VC1973A chromosome 8, Vradiata_ver6, whole genome shotgun sequence contains the following:
- the LOC106771640 gene encoding leucine-rich repeat receptor-like protein kinase PXC1, which gives rise to MIIMSKHRHLFFLLFLFFLPFFTFSLHHNDTHALTLFRRQTDLHGYLLSNWTGGDACAAAWRGVLCSPNGRVTALSLPSLNLRGPLHPLTPLTHLRLLDLHDNRLNGTVSPLLSNCTNIQLLYLAGNDFSGEIQPEISSLKSLLRLDLSDNNIHGKVDFLSNLTQLITLRLQNNLLSGEIPDLSASMQNLKEVNLTNNAFYGRLPNPMLKKFGVTAFSGNEGLCGATPLPVCSFTTNPPNDNENNNENEPSQTVPSNPSSFPETSIIARPGKERHKGLSPGAIVAIVVGNCVALLVMTSFLVAHCCARGRGSSLVGSGESYGKRKSGSSYNGSEKKVYGSGGGESDGTTGTDRSRLVFFDRRSEFELEDLLRASAEMLGKGSLGTVYRAVLDDGCTVAVKRLKDANPCARHEFEQYMDVIGKLKHPNVVRLKAYYYAKEEKLLVYDYLSNGSLHALLHGNRGPGRIPLDWTTRISLVLGAARGLAKIHAEYSAAKVPHGNVKSSNVLLDKNGVACISDFGLSLLLNPVHAIARLGGYRAPEQEQHKRLSQQADVYSFGVLLLEVLTGRAPSSQYPSPGRPRMEEEEQAVVDLPKWVRSVVKEEWTAEVFDQELLRYKNIEEELVSMLHVGLACVVAQPEKRPTMEEVVKMVEEIRVEQSPLGEDYDESRNSLSPSIPTTEDGLP